A region from the Acomys russatus chromosome 24, mAcoRus1.1, whole genome shotgun sequence genome encodes:
- the LOC127207516 gene encoding olfactory receptor 5I1-like, whose amino-acid sequence MNLENSTVKTEFFLLGFSDHPELQSFLFAVFFSIYSVTLTGNIGMILLITVSSNLHIPMYFFLCMLSFIDACYSSVIAPKLLVDLMSDKKVISYNGCATQLYFFCSLVDTESFLLAVMAYDRYIAICNPLLYTVVMSKRVCTQLAIGAFLGGTMSSIIHTTNTFQLSFCSREINHFFCDISPLFSLSCSDTYTHDIILVVFASLVEAVCLLAVLLSYTYIIAAILKIGSAEGRKKGFSTCASHLAVVTIYHGTLIFIYLRPSTGHSMDIDKMTSVFYTLIIPMLNPLIYSLRNKDVKIAFGKIISKKLFS is encoded by the coding sequence ATGAATCTGGAGAACAGCACTGTGAAGACTGAGTTCTTTCTGTTGGGATTCAGTGATCATCCAGAGCTCCAGAGTTTTCTATTTGCTGTGTTCTTCTCCATCTACTCTGTTACTCTGACAGGGAATATTGGGATGATCTTATTGATCACAGTCAGTTCTAATTTACACATtcccatgtactttttcctctGTATGCTGTCCTTCATAGATGCATGCTACTCTTCTGTCATTGCCCCCAAGTTACTTGTGGATCTGATGTCTGACAAGAAGGTCATTTCTTACAATGGCTGTGCTACACAGTTGTATTTTTTCTGCTCCTTGGTTGACACAGAATCTTTCCTTTTGGCTGTCATGGCTTATGACAGGTACATTGCAATCTGTAACCCTCTGCTTTATACTGTAGTTATGTCTAAGAGAGTCTGCACTCAGTTAGCAATTGGAGCATTCTTAGGGGGGACTATGAGTTCAATAATCCACACGACTAATACTTTCCAGTTGTCATTCTGCTCCAGAGAAATTAACCATTTCTTCTGTGACATCTCTccactcttctctctgtcctgttcTGATACCTACACACATGACATCATTTTGGTGGTCTTTGCGAGTTTGGTGGAAGCTGTCTGTCTTCTTGCTGTTCTCctttcatacacatacattataGCAGCCATCCTTAAAATAGGCTctgcagagggaagaaagaaagggttttctACTTGTGCTTCTCATCTGGCAGTAGTTACTATTTATCATGGGAccctgatttttatttatttacgcCCTAGTACAGGGCATTCAATGGATATTGACAAAATGACCTCTGTGTTCTATACTTTGATTATACCCATGCTTAACCCGTTGATATATAGTCTCAGAAACAAAGATGTGAAAATTGCTTTTGGAAAAATTATTagcaaaaaattattttcttaa
- the LOC127207350 gene encoding olfactory receptor 5W2-like encodes MEVWNCSATEFFFLGITNNPVTKVILFTIFLIVYLIILIENLGMIILIRIDHQLHIPMYFFLSHLSFSDVCYSTAVGPRMLMDLLARSSNSISFLGCVLQFFIFCIFTDVECMLLAMMAFDRYKAISNPLLYAVDMSSKVCYQLLAVVYLVGIVDAVVHTALTFRLCFCGSNEINHFFCDLPPLYLLSCSDIQVNELALFTVFGFIELSTISGVLVSYCYIILSVLKIRSAEGRFKAFSTCTSHLTAVAIFQGTMLFMYFRPSSSYSLDQDKMTSLFYTLVIPVLNPLIYSLRNKDVKEALQKLKTKSWF; translated from the coding sequence ATGGAGGTTTGGAACTGCTCAGCCACCGAGTTCTTTTTCTTGGGAATTACCAATAACCCTGTGACCAAGGTGATTTTATTTACcatttttctaattgtttatCTCATTATTCTTATTGAAAATCTTGGGATGATCATTTTGATCAGGATAGATCACCAGCTTCACATAccaatgtacttcttcctcagccacctctctttctctgatgTCTGCTATTCCACTGCAGTTGGACCAAGGATGTTAATGGACCTGCTTGCCAGGAGCAGcaattcaatttcttttcttggctGTGTTCTGCAGTTCTTCATCTTCTGCATCTTTACAGATGTGGAGTGTATGCTGCTGGCAATGATGGCCTTTGATCGGTACAAGGCAATCAGCAACCCCTTGTTGTATGCAGTAGACATGTCCAGTAAAGTCTGCTACCAGCTTCTGGCTGTGGTTTACTTAGTAGGTATTGTAGATGCTGTGGTCCACACCGCACTGACATTTCGCTTGTGTTTCTGTGGGTCCAATGAGATCAatcatttcttctgtgatttaCCTCCTCTTTATCTCCTTTCTTGCTCTGACATCCAAGTTAATGAACTGGCCTTATTTACTGTTTTTGGTTTCATTGAACTAAGCACTATCTCAGGAGTTCTGGTCTCTTACTGTTACATCATTTTGTCAGTCCTGAAGATCCGTTCTGCTGAGGGGAGGTTCAAGGCTTTCTCCACCTGCACTTCCCATTTAACAGCAGTTGCAATTTTTCAAGGAACAATGTTATTCATGTATTTCCGGCCTAGTTCTTCTTATTCTTTAGATCAAGACAAAATGACCTCACTGTTTTACACCCTGGTGATTCCCGTGCTGAACCCTTTGATTTACAGTCTAAGGAACAAGGATGTGAAAGAAGCccttcaaaaactgaaaacaaaatcttGGTTCTAA
- the LOC127207360 gene encoding olfactory receptor 5W2-like: protein MDKVNCSSVDEFIFLGITNNPGKEAALFTTFLLVYLIAFLANLGMIILIRVDSQLHTPMYFFLSNLSFCDLCYSTAIGPKMLVNLLAEEKSIPVVGCALRFLTFCVFADSECLLLAVMAFDRYQVISSPLLYTVNMSSRVCSMLMAGVYLVATTDGLIHTTLAFCLCFCGSNEINHFLCDLPPLYMLSCSDIQVNKLALFTVFGFIELSTISGVLVSYCYIILSVLKIRSAEGRFKAFSTCTSHLTTVAIFQGTMLFMYFRPSSSYSLDQDKMTSLFYTLVIPMLNPVI, encoded by the coding sequence atggataaagtaaatTGCTCCTCTGTGGATGAATTCATTTTCTTGGGAATTACCAATAACCCTGGAAAAGAAGCAGCCCTGTTCACCACATTCCTACTTGTTTATCTCATTGCTTTTCTGGCCAATCTTGGGATGATCATTTTAATTAGAGTGGACTCACAGCTCCACACACCTATGTACTTTTTCCTCAGCAATCTCTCCTTCTGTGACCTCTGCTACTCCACAGCAATTGGACCCAAGATGCTGGTGAATCTCTTAGCTGAGGAGAAATCAATTCCTGTTGTTGGTTGTGCTCTGCGGTTCTTGACATTCTGTGTCTTTGCAGACTCTGAGTGTCTACTGCTAGCAGTAATGGCTTTTGATAGGTACCAGGTCATCAGCAGCCCCTTGCTCTACACAGTGAACATGTCCAGCAGGGTGTGTTCCATGCTCATGGCTGGGGTTTACCTGGTGGCAACAACAGATGGTTTGATACATACAACCTTGGCATTCTGTTTATGTTTCTGTGGTTCTAATGAGATCAATCACTTCCTCTGTGATTTACCTCCACTTTACATGCTTTCTTGCTCTGACATACAAGTCAATAAGCTGGCCTTATTTACTGTTTTTGGTTTCATTGAACTGAGCACCATCTCAGGAGTTTTGGTCTCTTATTGTTACATCATTTTATCAGTCCTGAAGATCCGTTCTGCTGAGGGGAGGTTCAAAGCTTTCTCCACCTGcacctcccatctcaccacagtGGCCATTTTCCAGGGAACTATGCTTTTCATGTATTTTCGGCCGAGTTCTTCTTATTCTCTGGATCAAGACAAAATGACTTCATTGTTCTACACTCTTGTGATCCCAATGTTGAATCCTGTTATTTAG